In Desulfobacter hydrogenophilus, the genomic stretch CACCGGATACGCCGGGGTATTCAGACCTTTTGGGTATGATCGGGGCGGGGTTGTGGTTGTTCATCTGGTCTGACGATGTAGACCCGGCAACATTGTTTTTTCAAGCCGGTCACGCAGGTCTTCAAAATTTTCATTTTCTTTGTCGCAGATGTGGATGGGGTCTGAAAAACGCAGCCGGACCCTGGCAAAGGGCTTGGGTAGCATGAACCGGTCCCAGGAATTAAAAAACCAGGCCCGATCTGCATCGGTGAAAAAAGGAACCAGCACGGCATTGGTCTGCAATGCCATTTTTATGATACCCGGTTTTACTTTTCCAATTGGACCGGTGGGGCCGTCCAGGATATGGGCGCCAAAGCCATGGGTATTGAGATGGGCAATCATTTCTGCCATGGCCTCTTTGCCGCCCCTTGAGGATGAACCCCGTGGTGTGTGCCATCCGCTACGCCGGGCTACGGCAGAGATAAGCTCGCCGTCCCGGCTTCTGGAAATCATCAACCCCGGATGATACCGGGCATATTTTTTAAAATGCCGAATGGCCGAAAAAAACTGCTGGTGCCAGGTCACCAGAATTACTGGCTGGTTTCCATTGAGCATGGCCTGCCAGCTTTTTTCATTTTCAACCTTTAATCTGAAGGTCGCAGAATAAAGGCGTACGAAATAATATATAAAGCAGATAAAGGGACGGGTATAAATAATAAATTTAAGTTGTTTGATCATTTCAAGGGTTCCTTGGGAGAGTAATGATCATGACGCTATCAGACAGGAAGAAAAAAGCAAGGAGAAAGTGGATACCCCTCCAGCGATTTTCGGGCCGGGCGGATAAATGGATTTATTATTGTTGACGGTGCAATGAATAGTGGGCTGGTGCCCAGGTTTTCATACTCGTACTTTCAGGGTTTAAATTTATTAAACCCCGTCGGAGAAGCCGCTTTGAGCAAGGCTTCCTTTTGGGATTTATAAAAACATCCCGATTGTTCTGTTTTCTCGTGGGTAATATCGTTGACAACGCAACTAACTTTACACGATACGCCCGTCATTCGGGCGGTTTTTTACTTGACTGTCGGGTTGCTCGGATAGTATAGGCCGATATCCTTAAAGCTTTTTATAGTTAAATTATAATCACTTTTAAATTGTGAGGTACCATGAAAAAATGGTCTGTGTTAATAGCTTTTTTACTGTGCCTGTCCTGGGTATTCCATGCTTCAGCCAAAACCACCCTTAGATACGCCAATTTTTTCCCGCCCACACACATCCAGAGCCAACTTGCTGAAAGCTGGTGCAAGGAAGTTGAAAAAAGA encodes the following:
- a CDS encoding lysophospholipid acyltransferase family protein; translated protein: MIKQLKFIIYTRPFICFIYYFVRLYSATFRLKVENEKSWQAMLNGNQPVILVTWHQQFFSAIRHFKKYARYHPGLMISRSRDGELISAVARRSGWHTPRGSSSRGGKEAMAEMIAHLNTHGFGAHILDGPTGPIGKVKPGIIKMALQTNAVLVPFFTDADRAWFFNSWDRFMLPKPFARVRLRFSDPIHICDKENENFEDLRDRLEKTMLPGLHRQTR